Part of the Geodermatophilus obscurus DSM 43160 genome is shown below.
GCCCCGACCAGGGGTGGCCTCGCCGGCCCGGTCACCTGGACCCCTCCAGCAGCTCGGCCAGGTCCTGGACGACCACGTCCGCGCCGGACGCCGCCAGGGCCTCGGCCTGCCCGACCCGGTCGACGCCGACGACGTAGCCGAACGCGCCCGCCCGGCCCGCGGCCACCCCGGCCAGCGCGTCCTCGAAGACGACGGCCTCCGCCGGCTGCACCCCCAGGGCCCGGGCGCCGGCCAGGAAGGTGTCGGGGGCGGGCTTGCCGCGCAGCCCCTGCGCCGCCGCCACCTCGCCGTCCACCCGGGTGTCGATCAGGTCGGCGAAGCCGCCGGCCCCGATCACCTGGCCACCGTTGCGCGAGGCGGTGACCACCGCCGTCGCCAGCCCCGCCTCCCTGGCCGCCCGC
Proteins encoded:
- a CDS encoding beta-phosphoglucomutase family hydrolase, with translation MLGLPGSIRACLFDLDGVLTRTATVHMAAWKRTFDEFLRRSDPAAGEFTQQDYNRYVDGKPRLDGVRDFLASRGIVLPEGTPDDPPDATTVHGVGLRKNQLVHAELAEHGVEVYPGSIRYLRAAREAGLATAVVTASRNGGQVIGAGGFADLIDTRVDGEVAAAQGLRGKPAPDTFLAGARALGVQPAEAVVFEDALAGVAAGRAGAFGYVVGVDRVGQAEALAASGADVVVQDLAELLEGSR